The following are encoded together in the Cheilinus undulatus linkage group 3, ASM1832078v1, whole genome shotgun sequence genome:
- the matn4 gene encoding matrilin-4 isoform X3: MKMRQLRALSGFILLSLAVLANARPKAGPEQKCKSGPVDLVFLIDSSRSVRPHEFETMRKFMIDILNTLDIGLNATRVGVVQYSSQVRSEFSLKTHATLDSMIKGINQIIPLAQGTMTGLAIKYVMNSAFTAEEGDRPKVPNVAVIVTDGRPQDRVAEVAAEAREKGIEIYAVGVARADMTSLRAMASPPFEDHVFLVETFDLIHQFGLQFQDKLCGVDLCLESDHGCEHICESSPGSYQCLCLPGYTLNEDGKTCTAIDLCAEGKHDCEQVCVSSPGSFTCDCNKGYKLNDDKKTCTTIDLCAEGKHDCEQICISAPGVFTCDCNEGYTLNEDKKTCAPIDLCAEGKHDCEQICISAPGVFTCDCNKGFKLNKDKKTCTNMDMCNTVEHGCEHQCVSTPGSYYCICPEGELLQDDGKSCGTCKSANIDLVLLIDGSKSVRPQNFELVKQFVNQVVDSLDVSAHGTRVGLVQYSSRVRTEFPLNMYHTADEIKAAVMKVDYMEKGTMTGLALKHMLENSFSEAEGARPASRNIPRIGLVFTDGRSQDDITEYAKKAKEAGITMYAVGVGKAVEDELREIASDPVEKHFYYTADFTAISTIAENLKLNVCPEESQGEIEVKDPCACESLVEFQQATMSSLEQITQKLAGMMARLEQLENQLLSRK; encoded by the exons ATGAAGATGAGACAGCTCCGAGCTCTCAGTGGCTTCATTCTGCTCAGCCTGGCAGTCCTCGCCAACGCCCGGCCCAAAGCAG GTCCAGAGCAGAAGTGTAAATCTGGCCCGGTGGATCTGGTCTTCCTCATCGACAGCTCTCGCAGCGTCAGACCTCACGAGTTTGAGACCATGAGGAAGTTCATGATCGACATCCTCAACACCCTCGACATTGGACTAAATGCCACCAGAGTGGGCGTGGTTCAGTACTCCAGCCAG GTCCGTAGTGAGTTTTCTCTGAAGACTCATGCCACCCTGGACTCCATGATAAAGGGCATCAATCAGATCATCCCGCTGGCTCAAGGCACCATGACCGGACTCGCCATCAAATACGTGATGAACTCGGCTTTCACTGCAGAGGAGGGAGACCGGCCGAAG GTCCCTAACGTGGCCGTGATCGTGACCGATGGCCGTCCTCAGGACCGTGTTGCCGAGGTGGCGGCTGAGGCCAGAGAGAAGGGCATTGAGATTTATGCAGTGGGCGTGGCCAGAGCTGACATGACATCATTGAGGGCCATGGCGTCCCCACCGTTTGAAGACCACGTGTTCCTGGTGGAGACCTTCGACCTGATTCACCAGTTCGGCCTTCAGTTCCAGGACAAGCTCTGTG GAGTGGATCTGTGTCTGGAGTCTGACCACGGCTGTGAACACATCTGTGAGAGCTCGCCGGGCTCCTACCAGTGTCTCTGTCTGCCCGGATACACCCTGAATGAGGACGGCAAGACCTGCACAG ccATCGACCTTTGTGCCGAGGGGAAACACGACTGTGAGCAGGTGTGTGTCAGCTCTCCTGGTTCTTTCACCTGCGACTGCAACAAAGGATACAAACTGAACGACGACAAGAAGACCTGCACAA CCATTGACCTGTGCGCAGAGGGGAAACATGACTGTGAACAAATCTGCATCAGCGCTCCCGGCGTCTTCACCTGTGACTGCAACGAAGGATACACTCTGAATGAGGACAAGAAGACCTGTGCAC CCATTGACCTGTGTGCGGAGGGAAAGCATGACTGTGAACAAATCTGTATCAGCGCCCCGGGCGTCTTCACCTGTGACTGCAACAAAGGATTCAAActcaacaaagacaaaaagacatGCACAA ACATGGACATGTGTAACACAGTGGAGCATGGCTGTGAGCATCAGTGTGTGAGCACTCCAGGATCCTACTACTGCATCTGTCCAGaaggagagctgctgcaggACGACGGCAAGAGCTGCGGCA ccTGTAAGTCTGCAAACATTGACCTGGTTCTCCTAATCGACGGCTCCAAGAGCGTCCGACCACAGAACTTTGAGCTGGTCAAACAGTTTGTGAACCAG GTAGTCGACTCTCTGGACGTGTCCGCTCACGGTACCAGGGTGGGTCTGGTTCAGTACTCCAGCAGAGTCCGGACAGAGTTTCCTCTTAACATGTATCACACCGCTGATGAGATCAAAGCTGCCGTCATGAAG GTTGATTACATGGAGAAAGGAACGATGACCGGCCTGGCTCTAAAGCACATGTTGGAGAACAGCTTCTCTGAGGCCGAGGGAGCTCGTCCCGCCAGCCGTAACATCCCCCGTATTGGACTAGTCTTCACAGATGGACGCTCACAGGACGACATCACCGAGTACGCCAAGAAGGCCAAAGAAGCCG GTATCACCATGTACGCCGTGGGTGTGGGGAAAGCCGTAGAAGACGAGCTTCGTGAGATCGCCTCTGACCCCGTGGAAAAACACTTCTACTACACCGCCGACTTCACCGCCATCAGCACCATCGCTGAGAACCTCAAACTCAACGTGTGTCCAG AAGAGAGTCAGGGGGAGATCGAGGTGAAGGACCCGTGTGCCTGTGAGAGTCTGGTGGAGTTCCAGCAGGCGACCATGAGCAGCCTGGAGCAGATCACACAGAAAc
- the matn4 gene encoding matrilin-4 isoform X1, with translation MKMRQLRALSGFILLSLAVLANARPKAGPEQKCKSGPVDLVFLIDSSRSVRPHEFETMRKFMIDILNTLDIGLNATRVGVVQYSSQVRSEFSLKTHATLDSMIKGINQIIPLAQGTMTGLAIKYVMNSAFTAEEGDRPKVPNVAVIVTDGRPQDRVAEVAAEAREKGIEIYAVGVARADMTSLRAMASPPFEDHVFLVETFDLIHQFGLQFQDKLCGVDLCLESDHGCEHICESSPGSYQCLCLPGYTLNEDGKTCTAIDLCAEGKHDCEQVCVSSPGSFTCDCNKGYKLNDDKKTCTMIDFCSFGNHSCDHECVSVLNGYHCRCNEGYRLLDDGKTCQAIDLCAEGKHDCEQICISAPGVFTCDCNEGYTLNEDKKTCAPIDLCAEGKHDCEQICISAPGVFTCDCNKGFKLNKDKKTCTNMDMCNTVEHGCEHQCVSTPGSYYCICPEGELLQDDGKSCGTCKSANIDLVLLIDGSKSVRPQNFELVKQFVNQVVDSLDVSAHGTRVGLVQYSSRVRTEFPLNMYHTADEIKAAVMKVDYMEKGTMTGLALKHMLENSFSEAEGARPASRNIPRIGLVFTDGRSQDDITEYAKKAKEAGITMYAVGVGKAVEDELREIASDPVEKHFYYTADFTAISTIAENLKLNVCPEESQGEIEVKDPCACESLVEFQQATMSSLEQITQKLAGMMARLEQLENQLLSRK, from the exons ATGAAGATGAGACAGCTCCGAGCTCTCAGTGGCTTCATTCTGCTCAGCCTGGCAGTCCTCGCCAACGCCCGGCCCAAAGCAG GTCCAGAGCAGAAGTGTAAATCTGGCCCGGTGGATCTGGTCTTCCTCATCGACAGCTCTCGCAGCGTCAGACCTCACGAGTTTGAGACCATGAGGAAGTTCATGATCGACATCCTCAACACCCTCGACATTGGACTAAATGCCACCAGAGTGGGCGTGGTTCAGTACTCCAGCCAG GTCCGTAGTGAGTTTTCTCTGAAGACTCATGCCACCCTGGACTCCATGATAAAGGGCATCAATCAGATCATCCCGCTGGCTCAAGGCACCATGACCGGACTCGCCATCAAATACGTGATGAACTCGGCTTTCACTGCAGAGGAGGGAGACCGGCCGAAG GTCCCTAACGTGGCCGTGATCGTGACCGATGGCCGTCCTCAGGACCGTGTTGCCGAGGTGGCGGCTGAGGCCAGAGAGAAGGGCATTGAGATTTATGCAGTGGGCGTGGCCAGAGCTGACATGACATCATTGAGGGCCATGGCGTCCCCACCGTTTGAAGACCACGTGTTCCTGGTGGAGACCTTCGACCTGATTCACCAGTTCGGCCTTCAGTTCCAGGACAAGCTCTGTG GAGTGGATCTGTGTCTGGAGTCTGACCACGGCTGTGAACACATCTGTGAGAGCTCGCCGGGCTCCTACCAGTGTCTCTGTCTGCCCGGATACACCCTGAATGAGGACGGCAAGACCTGCACAG ccATCGACCTTTGTGCCGAGGGGAAACACGACTGTGAGCAGGTGTGTGTCAGCTCTCCTGGTTCTTTCACCTGCGACTGCAACAAAGGATACAAACTGAACGACGACAAGAAGACCTGCACAA TGATCGACTTCTGTTCCTTTGGAAACCACAGTTGTGATcatgagtgtgtgagtgtgctcaACGGCTATCACTGCCGCTGTAATGAAGGATACAGGCTGCTGGACGACGGCAAGACCTGCCAGG CCATTGACCTGTGCGCAGAGGGGAAACATGACTGTGAACAAATCTGCATCAGCGCTCCCGGCGTCTTCACCTGTGACTGCAACGAAGGATACACTCTGAATGAGGACAAGAAGACCTGTGCAC CCATTGACCTGTGTGCGGAGGGAAAGCATGACTGTGAACAAATCTGTATCAGCGCCCCGGGCGTCTTCACCTGTGACTGCAACAAAGGATTCAAActcaacaaagacaaaaagacatGCACAA ACATGGACATGTGTAACACAGTGGAGCATGGCTGTGAGCATCAGTGTGTGAGCACTCCAGGATCCTACTACTGCATCTGTCCAGaaggagagctgctgcaggACGACGGCAAGAGCTGCGGCA ccTGTAAGTCTGCAAACATTGACCTGGTTCTCCTAATCGACGGCTCCAAGAGCGTCCGACCACAGAACTTTGAGCTGGTCAAACAGTTTGTGAACCAG GTAGTCGACTCTCTGGACGTGTCCGCTCACGGTACCAGGGTGGGTCTGGTTCAGTACTCCAGCAGAGTCCGGACAGAGTTTCCTCTTAACATGTATCACACCGCTGATGAGATCAAAGCTGCCGTCATGAAG GTTGATTACATGGAGAAAGGAACGATGACCGGCCTGGCTCTAAAGCACATGTTGGAGAACAGCTTCTCTGAGGCCGAGGGAGCTCGTCCCGCCAGCCGTAACATCCCCCGTATTGGACTAGTCTTCACAGATGGACGCTCACAGGACGACATCACCGAGTACGCCAAGAAGGCCAAAGAAGCCG GTATCACCATGTACGCCGTGGGTGTGGGGAAAGCCGTAGAAGACGAGCTTCGTGAGATCGCCTCTGACCCCGTGGAAAAACACTTCTACTACACCGCCGACTTCACCGCCATCAGCACCATCGCTGAGAACCTCAAACTCAACGTGTGTCCAG AAGAGAGTCAGGGGGAGATCGAGGTGAAGGACCCGTGTGCCTGTGAGAGTCTGGTGGAGTTCCAGCAGGCGACCATGAGCAGCCTGGAGCAGATCACACAGAAAc
- the matn4 gene encoding matrilin-4 isoform X2: protein MKMRQLRALSGFILLSLAVLANARPKAGPEQKCKSGPVDLVFLIDSSRSVRPHEFETMRKFMIDILNTLDIGLNATRVGVVQYSSQVRSEFSLKTHATLDSMIKGINQIIPLAQGTMTGLAIKYVMNSAFTAEEGDRPKVPNVAVIVTDGRPQDRVAEVAAEAREKGIEIYAVGVARADMTSLRAMASPPFEDHVFLVETFDLIHQFGLQFQDKLCGVDLCLESDHGCEHICESSPGSYQCLCLPGYTLNEDGKTCTAIDLCAEGKHDCEQVCVSSPGSFTCDCNKGYKLNDDKKTCTMIDFCSFGNHSCDHECVSVLNGYHCRCNEGYRLLDDGKTCQAIDLCAEGKHDCEQICISAPGVFTCDCNKGFKLNKDKKTCTNMDMCNTVEHGCEHQCVSTPGSYYCICPEGELLQDDGKSCGTCKSANIDLVLLIDGSKSVRPQNFELVKQFVNQVVDSLDVSAHGTRVGLVQYSSRVRTEFPLNMYHTADEIKAAVMKVDYMEKGTMTGLALKHMLENSFSEAEGARPASRNIPRIGLVFTDGRSQDDITEYAKKAKEAGITMYAVGVGKAVEDELREIASDPVEKHFYYTADFTAISTIAENLKLNVCPEESQGEIEVKDPCACESLVEFQQATMSSLEQITQKLAGMMARLEQLENQLLSRK from the exons ATGAAGATGAGACAGCTCCGAGCTCTCAGTGGCTTCATTCTGCTCAGCCTGGCAGTCCTCGCCAACGCCCGGCCCAAAGCAG GTCCAGAGCAGAAGTGTAAATCTGGCCCGGTGGATCTGGTCTTCCTCATCGACAGCTCTCGCAGCGTCAGACCTCACGAGTTTGAGACCATGAGGAAGTTCATGATCGACATCCTCAACACCCTCGACATTGGACTAAATGCCACCAGAGTGGGCGTGGTTCAGTACTCCAGCCAG GTCCGTAGTGAGTTTTCTCTGAAGACTCATGCCACCCTGGACTCCATGATAAAGGGCATCAATCAGATCATCCCGCTGGCTCAAGGCACCATGACCGGACTCGCCATCAAATACGTGATGAACTCGGCTTTCACTGCAGAGGAGGGAGACCGGCCGAAG GTCCCTAACGTGGCCGTGATCGTGACCGATGGCCGTCCTCAGGACCGTGTTGCCGAGGTGGCGGCTGAGGCCAGAGAGAAGGGCATTGAGATTTATGCAGTGGGCGTGGCCAGAGCTGACATGACATCATTGAGGGCCATGGCGTCCCCACCGTTTGAAGACCACGTGTTCCTGGTGGAGACCTTCGACCTGATTCACCAGTTCGGCCTTCAGTTCCAGGACAAGCTCTGTG GAGTGGATCTGTGTCTGGAGTCTGACCACGGCTGTGAACACATCTGTGAGAGCTCGCCGGGCTCCTACCAGTGTCTCTGTCTGCCCGGATACACCCTGAATGAGGACGGCAAGACCTGCACAG ccATCGACCTTTGTGCCGAGGGGAAACACGACTGTGAGCAGGTGTGTGTCAGCTCTCCTGGTTCTTTCACCTGCGACTGCAACAAAGGATACAAACTGAACGACGACAAGAAGACCTGCACAA TGATCGACTTCTGTTCCTTTGGAAACCACAGTTGTGATcatgagtgtgtgagtgtgctcaACGGCTATCACTGCCGCTGTAATGAAGGATACAGGCTGCTGGACGACGGCAAGACCTGCCAGG CCATTGACCTGTGTGCGGAGGGAAAGCATGACTGTGAACAAATCTGTATCAGCGCCCCGGGCGTCTTCACCTGTGACTGCAACAAAGGATTCAAActcaacaaagacaaaaagacatGCACAA ACATGGACATGTGTAACACAGTGGAGCATGGCTGTGAGCATCAGTGTGTGAGCACTCCAGGATCCTACTACTGCATCTGTCCAGaaggagagctgctgcaggACGACGGCAAGAGCTGCGGCA ccTGTAAGTCTGCAAACATTGACCTGGTTCTCCTAATCGACGGCTCCAAGAGCGTCCGACCACAGAACTTTGAGCTGGTCAAACAGTTTGTGAACCAG GTAGTCGACTCTCTGGACGTGTCCGCTCACGGTACCAGGGTGGGTCTGGTTCAGTACTCCAGCAGAGTCCGGACAGAGTTTCCTCTTAACATGTATCACACCGCTGATGAGATCAAAGCTGCCGTCATGAAG GTTGATTACATGGAGAAAGGAACGATGACCGGCCTGGCTCTAAAGCACATGTTGGAGAACAGCTTCTCTGAGGCCGAGGGAGCTCGTCCCGCCAGCCGTAACATCCCCCGTATTGGACTAGTCTTCACAGATGGACGCTCACAGGACGACATCACCGAGTACGCCAAGAAGGCCAAAGAAGCCG GTATCACCATGTACGCCGTGGGTGTGGGGAAAGCCGTAGAAGACGAGCTTCGTGAGATCGCCTCTGACCCCGTGGAAAAACACTTCTACTACACCGCCGACTTCACCGCCATCAGCACCATCGCTGAGAACCTCAAACTCAACGTGTGTCCAG AAGAGAGTCAGGGGGAGATCGAGGTGAAGGACCCGTGTGCCTGTGAGAGTCTGGTGGAGTTCCAGCAGGCGACCATGAGCAGCCTGGAGCAGATCACACAGAAAc